In a genomic window of Neisseria flavescens:
- a CDS encoding succinate dehydrogenase assembly factor 2 yields the protein MMVFDDIAKRKIRFQTRRGLLELDLIFGRFMEKEFEHLSDQELSEFSEILEFQDQELLALINGHSATDKKHLIPMLEKIRQA from the coding sequence ATGATGGTTTTTGACGATATTGCCAAACGGAAAATCCGTTTTCAAACCCGCCGGGGATTGTTGGAATTAGACTTAATCTTCGGCAGGTTTATGGAAAAAGAATTCGAGCACCTGAGTGATCAGGAGTTGTCCGAATTTTCCGAAATCCTCGAATTTCAAGACCAAGAGTTACTTGCCTTGATTAACGGACATTCGGCGACGGACAAGAAACACCTGATTCCCATGCTTGAAAAAATCAGACAGGCATGA
- the gltA gene encoding citrate synthase — translation MSKSVKLTTPNQETLELPVLEASIGHDVVDIRTLTKNTGLFSFDPGFVSTASCESKITYIDGDEGLLYYRGYPIEQLAEKSDYLEVCYLLIYGELPTLEQKKEFDATVSRHTMLHEQLTWFFRGFRRDAHPMAMMVGVVGALSAFYQDSLDIANPEHRKIAIYRLISKIPTIAAMCYRYSNGLPFNYPKNNLSYAENFLYMMFATPCEEYKPNPVLARALDRIFILHADHEQNASTSTVRLAGSSGANPFACIAAGIACLWGASHGGANEAVLKMLDEIGDVSNVAAYMEGVKQRKYRLMGFGHRVYRNMDPRANIMRETCYEVLKELGLEDSPKFKLAMELEQIALKDPFFVERKLYPNVDFYSGIVLSALGIPTEMFTVIFALSRSVGWISHWHEMISDPALKIGRPRQLYTGAERRDYVPVDKR, via the coding sequence ATGTCTAAATCAGTCAAGCTCACCACCCCAAATCAAGAGACCTTGGAACTGCCAGTATTGGAAGCAAGTATCGGCCATGATGTGGTTGATATCCGTACTTTGACTAAAAATACAGGTCTGTTTTCCTTCGACCCCGGATTTGTGTCAACTGCAAGTTGCGAATCCAAAATCACTTATATTGATGGCGATGAAGGTCTGTTGTATTACCGTGGTTATCCTATCGAGCAGCTGGCAGAAAAATCCGATTATTTGGAAGTTTGCTATCTGTTGATTTACGGCGAACTGCCTACCCTGGAACAGAAAAAAGAATTTGATGCCACAGTCAGTCGCCATACTATGCTGCATGAGCAGTTGACTTGGTTCTTCCGCGGTTTCCGTCGCGATGCGCATCCGATGGCGATGATGGTTGGCGTGGTTGGCGCTTTATCTGCTTTCTACCAAGACAGCCTGGATATTGCCAATCCTGAACACCGCAAAATTGCGATTTACCGCTTAATCTCCAAAATCCCGACAATTGCGGCAATGTGTTACCGTTATTCCAACGGTCTGCCGTTCAATTATCCAAAAAATAACCTTTCCTATGCTGAAAACTTCTTGTACATGATGTTTGCGACACCATGTGAAGAATATAAACCTAATCCTGTATTGGCTCGCGCACTCGACCGCATCTTTATCTTGCATGCCGACCACGAGCAAAATGCTTCAACTTCGACTGTACGTTTGGCCGGCTCTTCAGGCGCAAACCCATTTGCCTGTATCGCTGCCGGTATCGCCTGTCTGTGGGGTGCTTCACACGGCGGTGCAAACGAAGCTGTGTTGAAGATGCTGGACGAAATCGGCGATGTATCTAATGTTGCCGCATACATGGAAGGTGTGAAACAACGCAAATACCGTCTGATGGGCTTCGGTCACCGCGTATACCGAAATATGGACCCACGAGCCAATATCATGCGCGAAACCTGTTATGAAGTCTTGAAAGAATTGGGCTTGGAAGACAGTCCTAAATTCAAGCTGGCGATGGAATTGGAACAAATTGCACTGAAAGATCCATTCTTTGTTGAGCGCAAGCTGTATCCAAACGTCGATTTCTACTCCGGTATTGTCTTGTCCGCATTGGGTATTCCAACTGAAATGTTTACCGTTATCTTCGCATTGTCGCGCAGTGTAGGTTGGATTTCTCATTGGCATGAAATGATTAGCGATCCGGCACTGAAAATCGGTCGCCCACGTCAACTGTATACCGGTGCAGAGCGTCGCGATTACGTTCCGGTAGATAAACGCTAA